A genomic window from Solanum dulcamara chromosome 11, daSolDulc1.2, whole genome shotgun sequence includes:
- the LOC129873179 gene encoding uncharacterized protein LOC129873179 — translation MPLYDCMLLLKPHVKKEALMDLVAKVGKHVYRKNGVLTDLKSFGTVQLGYGIKKLDGRYYQGQLMQMTVMTPPSFNNELHYLNKEDRLLRWLLVKHRDIKLGFDLLGEDDATADLSKFGSKIYGSEEEEEEDDDDDDDEYNVDESEKKSV, via the exons ATGCCGCTTTATGATTGTATGCTTTTACTGAAACCACATGTAAAGAAGGAGGCTCTGATGGACCTTGTTGCAAAGGTTGGGAAGCATGTTTATAGAAAAAATGGTGTGCTTACAGATTTAAAGTCATTTGGTACTGTTCAACTGGGTTATGGTATTAAGAAATTAGATGGAAGATACTATCAG GGTCAACTGATGCAAATGACAGTGATGACACCTCCCAGTTTTAACAATGAGCTGCATTACTTGAACAAAGAAGACCGCCTACTTCGATGGCTTTTGGTTAAGCATCGTGACATCAAATTGGGATTTGACCTTTTAGGTGAAGATGATGCTACCGCTGACCTAAGCAAGTTCGGGAGCAAGATATATGGAagtgaggaagaagaggaagaggatgatgatgatgatgatgatgaatacaatgtCGATGAATCTGAGAAGAAGTCGGTCTAG
- the LOC129873094 gene encoding kinesin-like protein KIN-7F has product MGTMAAVDEVAKEAAGREERILVSVRLRPLNDKEILRNDVSDWECINDTTIIYKNVNLSVSERSMYPSAYTFDRVFRTNCSTRQVYEEAAKDIALSVLSGFNSSVFAYGQTSSGKTYTMTGITEYAIADIYDYIQKHTERDFILKFSAMEIYNESVRDLLSADSTLLRLLDDPERGTIVEKLTEETLRDWNHVIQLLSICEAQRQIGETALNETSSRSHQIIRLTIESSAREYLGRDNSSSLSATVSFVDLAGSERASQSLSAGTRLKEGCHINRSLLTLGTVIRKLSKGRNGHIPFRDSKLTRILQPSLGGNGRTAIICTMSPARCHVEQSRNTLLFASCAKEVTTTAQVNVVVSDKVLVKHLQRELTRLENELRSPRTSLFPSDYEALLREKNKQIEQMEKEIKDLTMQRDIAQTQVRDMRQLLGDDTGLLMQVGLGNYPNLRVRRSPDYRSPMQVSILSYTPSIDADIRTCSDGHSRSSSEDQIIRLPEFEENFLHNNSSPRLLAGGSSNYSESDSCEGWDEIEKQSNGTSEDLFKEVHCIETEESSTKVKQESKFPSPEESSKFPAEMTAENEDKADKGMVSPPEDDYVRLAPPSLEENGEVTLFPCKEDEEFVSFSSFKEEKKSSEEPLSLPSKDSQTLKSPKLTDNRESVTLLSKEDKEEKESCVHTFEAPSPPNLSSTFELLDDSPGSRSLKLSRSRSCKASLMDDLYSPCFKELNKNENTPPSRSERNVNARPECWEIKISPPNFTSDVKDSEEKGSTFYGETDVNEVSKWEDTVNESVNDVDDACDARADELQYEKEVKECPEAELEHDKLSKCIKDVELDPIEDDVKSLRSWPSEFKMLQKEIIELWNVCNISLVHRTYFFLLFQGDAKDAVYLEVEIRRLTFLNDIYSHGEKTVVNGRTLSVSQSMKDLRQERRLLRKQMLRKLTEEERESLYLKWGIRINSKHRRFQLVQRLWNKTDDMNHIADSACLVAKLTGLMKPGQAPKEMFGLDFSPRPSRTYSFTRSLISSIL; this is encoded by the exons ATGGGCACAATGGCGGCTGTTGATGAGGTGGCGAAGGAGGCTGCTGGCCGTGAAGAAAGAATTTTAGTGTCGGTGAGGCTGAGGCCATTGAACGATAAAGAAATTTTAAGAAATGATGTTTCAGATTGGGAGTGTATTAATGACACTacaattatttacaaaaatgtCAATCTTTCTGTCTCTGAACGCTCTATGTATCCCTCTGCTTATACATTCG ACAGGGTATTTAGGACTAATTGCTCCACAAGACAGGTGTATGAAGAAGCTGCTAAAGATATTGCTCTTTCAGTCCTTAGTGGATTCAATT CAAGCGTTTTTGCTTATGGACAAACGAGCAGTGGAAAGACATATACTATGACTGGTATAACTGAATATGCCATAGCAGATATATATGACTACATTCAGAAG CACACAGAGAGAGACTTTATTTTGAAGTTTTCTGCTATGGAGATTTACAATGAATCTGTAAGAGATCTCCTTAGTGCTGATAGCACTCTTCTTAGACTTCTAGATGACCCCGAG AGAGGGACAATTGTTGAGAAGCTCACAGAAGAAACATTGAGGGATTGGAACCATGTGATTCAGCTCCTTTCTATTTGTGAAG CTCAGAGACAGATAGGGGAGACCGCGCTCAATGAGACCAGCTCCAGATCTCACCAAATTATCAGACTG ACAATTGAAAGTTCTGCTCGAGAGTACTTAGGCAGGGACAACTCCAGTTCTCTTTCCGCTACTGTG AGTTTTGTCGATTTAGCTGGAAGTGAACGTGCATCTCAGTCATTGTCAGCTGGCACAAGGCTTAAAGAGGGCTGTCACATAAATCGCAGTTTGCTGACTTTGGGCACTGTTATACGCAAGCTAAG TAAGGGTAGAAACGGCCACATTCCTTTCCGAGATTCAAAGTTAACTAGGATACTACAACCGTCATTGGGTGGCAACGGTAGAACTGCCATCATCTGTACAATGAGCCCTGCTCGATGTCATGTTGAACAATCAAGGAATACTCTTCTGTTTGCAAGTTGTGCCAAGGAAGTAACTACTACTGCCCAAGTGAATGTAGTCGTGTCAGATAAAGTGTTAGTGAAGCATTTGCAGAGGGAATTGACGAGATTGGAGAACGAGTTAAGGAGTCCTAGAACTTCTTTATTCCCTTCAGATTATGAAGCATTACTGCGAGAGAAGAACAAGCAAATAGAACAG ATGGAGAAGGAGATAAAGGACTTGACTATGCAGCGTGACATTGCTCAGACTCAAGTTAGGGATATGCGACAGCTGCTTGGAGATGACACAGGTTTACTGATGCAG GTTGGTTTAGGAAACTACCCAAATCTGCGTGTGCGAAGATCACCAGATTATCGAAGCCCAATGCAAGTGTCCATTTTGTCATACACTCCATCTATAGATGCTGATATTAGAACATGTTCAGATGGACACAGCAGGAGTAGTTCCGAGGACCAAATTATTCGCCTGCCAGAGTTTGAAGAAAACTTTCTCCATAACAATTCATCTCCAAGGTTGTTAGCCGGCGGCAGTTCAAATTATAGTGAAAGTGATTCATGTGAAGGATGGGATGAGATTGAAAAACAAAGTAATGGAACTTCAGAAGACCTATTCAAGGAAGTTCATTGCATTGAAACCGAGGAATCAAGTACGAAGGTAAAACAAGAGTCCAAATTTCCATCTCCTGAAGAAAGCAGTAAATTTCCAGCTGAAATGACAGCAGAAAATGAAGACAAAGCAGATAAGGGAATGGTATCACCTCCAGAGGACGACTATGTACGATTAGCACCACCTTCACTCGAGGAAAATGGAGAGGTCACATTATTTCCCTGTAAAGAAGACGAAGAATTTGTGTCCTTCTCATCTtttaaggaagaaaagaaatctAGTGAAGAACCATTGTCACTTCCCTCAAAGGATTCTCAAACCCTTAAATCACCAAAGCTCACAGACAATAGAGAGTCAGTAACATTGCTATCAAAGGAAgataaagaagagaaagagtcCTGTGTGCACACATTTGAGGCTCCTTCTCCACCAAATTTATCCTCAACATTTGAGCTCCTTGACGATTCACCAGGCTCAAGAAGCTTGAAATTAAGTAGAAGCAGAAGCTGTAAAGCTAGCTTAATGGATGATCTATATTCTCCATGTTTTAAGGAACTCAACAAAAATGAAAATACTCCACCGTCTCGGTCAGAAAGAAATGTCAACGCCAGACCAGAGTGTTGGGAAATCAAAATTTCTCCCCCGAACTTTACCTCCGATGTGAAGGACTCTGAAGAGAAAGGTTCCACCTTTTATGGCGAGACTGACGTCAATGAAGTGTCAAAATGGGAAGATACAGTTAATGAGAGTGTTAATGATGTAGATGATGCATGTGATGCAAGAGCGGATGAGCTTCAATATGAAAAGGAGGTCAAAGAGTGTCCT GAGGCTGAATTAGAGCATGATAAACTATCAAAGTGTATCAAAGATGTCGAATTGGACCCAATAGAAGATGATGTGAAAAGTCTTCGCAGCTGGCCCTCAGAGTTCAAGATGCTACAGAAAGAGATTATTGAACTTTGGAATGTTTGCAACATTTCCCTTGTACACAGAACATATTTCTTCCTCCTTTTCCAAGGTGATGCTAAGGATGCTGTATATCTGGAGGTAGAGATCAGAAGACTGACCTTTCTCAACGACATATATTCGCATGGAGAGAAAACTGTGGTCAATGGCAGGACTTTGTCCGTTTCACAAAG CATGAAAGACCTTCGTCAAGAGAGACGGTTGCTACGCAAGCAAATGCTGCGGAAACTAACAGAAGAAGAACGAGAAAGCCTGTACCTTAAATGGGGCATTCGGATTAACAGCAAACATAGGAGGTTCCAGTTGGTTCAGCGTTTGTGGAACAAGACAGATGATATGAACCACATTGCAGATAGTGCTTGCCTGGTAGCAAAATTAACCGGATTGATGAAGCCAGGACAAGCTCCTAAAGAGATGTTTGGTCTTGATTTCTCACCTAGACCATCTAGAACTTATAGCTTCACGCGTAGTTTGATATCTTCAATCTTGTAA
- the LOC129875045 gene encoding uncharacterized protein LOC129875045 isoform X2 — protein sequence MSRIFAVGKTKGLGQSLCRNQTTISSEQARKLELIGYGVCSPRCRFYGQYVSNTTGHASSIAHRMRNTFHGSYSVTSRGTAVRNHAQITWKTLSSKSFHEGQTFISLSRFAQALSLALSRSYVILPSFLPLTYGRNIALAQAPTDLEYGRPRTSFYRHAEDGHFLVTSLLHSIFEGFVLLLRAFYLGILFSPSIVMAPFADAFGPSFRKLWLQVVRSTLERAGPAFIKWGQWAATRPDLFSKDLCTELSKLHTKAPEHSFAYTKKAIKKAFGREISEIFDKFEEKPLASGSIAQVHRASLLYPYHGRQIKPIVVAVKVRHPGVGESIRRDFEIINLVSKISKCIPKLKWLRLDESVQQFAVFMMSQVDLAREAAHLSRFIYNFRRWKDVSFPKPVYPLVHPAVLVETFEQGECVSYYVDELEGHERLKSALAHIGTHALLKMLLVDNFIHADMHPGNILVRVTQSKSSRKRIFKSKPHVVFLDVGMTAELTNNDRIILLEFFKAIAHRDGQTVAECTLRLSKKQNCPNPEAFIKEVKESFDFWGTPEGDFVHPADCIEQLLEKVRHHRVNIDGNVCTVMMTTLVLETLLLKSDWAESLTYTIEGLMAP from the exons ATGTCAAG AATCTTTGCAGTTGGTAAAACTAAGGGACTTGGACAATCCTTATGCAGAAATCAGACCACTATCTCCTCAGAACAAGCGAGAAAATTAGAACTTATTGGTTATGGGGTATGTTCTCCTAGATGTAGATTTTATGGGCAATATGTATCGAACACTACGGGACATGCTTCATCCATAGCACATAGAATGCGTAATACTTTCCATGGGAGTTATTCAGTGACTTCACGGGGAACGGCTGTAAGAAATCATGCACAAATTACTTGGAAGACGCTATCAAGTAAATCTTTCCATGAAGGACAAACATTTATTAGCTTAAGTCGATTTGCACAAGCACTTAGCTTGGCATTGAGCAGGTCTTATGTGATTCTCCCTAGTTTTCTTCCCTTGACATATGGAAGAAATATAGCACTGGCACAAGCACCAACAGACTTGGAGTACGGTCGCCCAAGGACTAGCTTCTACAGGCATGCTGAAGACGGACATTTTTTGGTCACCTCATTGTTGCATTCCATATTTGAAGGTTTTGTCCTGCTGTTGAGAGCCTTTTATTTGGGGATACTCTTTTCTCCTAGCATTGTAATGGCCCCATTTGCTGATGCATTTGGACCTTCTTTCAGGAAACTGTGGCTTCAGGTAGTCCGTAGCACACTCGAAAGAGCAGGTCCTGCATTTATCAAATGGGGCCAGTGGGCAGCTACACGGCCTGATCTTTTCTCTAAAGATTTGTGTACTGAGCTATCAAAGCTTCACACAAAAGCTCCTGAACATAGCTTTGCTTACACGAAAAAGGCAATCAAAAAAGCATTTGGTCGAGAGATTTctgaaatatttgataaatttgaGGAGAAACCTCTGGCATCTGGAAGTATTGCTCAAGTGCATAGGGCTTCCTTGTTGTATCCATACCATGGTCGGCAGATCAAGCCTATAGTGGTGGCTGTGAAAGTTAGGCATCCTGGAGTAGGTGAATCAATAAGACGAGATTTCGAGATTATTAATCTAGTCTCTAAGATATCAAAGTGCATTCCTAAACTTAAGTGGTTAAGGTTGGATGAAAGCGTCCAGCAATTTGCTGTTTTTATGATGTCTCAAGTTGATCTTGCTAGGGAAGCTGCACATTTAAGCCGCTTCATCTATAATTTCCGTAGATGGAAGGATGTCTCTTTTCCAAAGCCTGTCTATCCCCTAGTGCATCCTGCAGTATTGGTGGAGACTTTTGAACAAGGGGAGTGTGTTTCATATTATGTTGATGAGCTTGAAGGCCATGAAAGACTTAAAAGTGCACTTGCTCATATTGGGACCCATGCTCTTCTAAAGATGCTTTTG GTGGATAACTTTATTCATGCTGACATGCATCCTGGAAATATTCTTGTTCGGGTAACCCAAAGCAAGTCATCTCGGAAACGAATCTTCAAATCAAAGCCTCATGTTGTTTTCCTTGATGTAGGCATGACCGCTGAACTTACTAACAATGATCGGATAATATTATTGGAGTTCTTTAAGGCAATTGCTCATCGAGATGGACAGACTGTAGCAGAGTGCACTTTGCGATTGTCAAAGAAACAGAATTGCCCTAATCCAGAAGCCTTCATTAAG GAAGTAAAGGAGTCATTTGATTTTTGGGGTACTCCAGAAGGTGATTTTGTCCACCCTGCTGACTGCATTGAACAACTCCTTGAGAAAGTTAGGCATCACAGAGTGAACATAGACGGCAACGTCTGCACTGTTATGATGACAACTTTAGTCCTTGAG ACACTGCTGCTCAAATCTGATTGGGCAGAATCTCTAACTTACACTATTGAAGGACTCATGGCCCCATGA
- the LOC129875045 gene encoding uncharacterized protein LOC129875045 isoform X1: protein MSRIFAVGKTKGLGQSLCRNQTTISSEQARKLELIGYGVCSPRCRFYGQYVSNTTGHASSIAHRMRNTFHGSYSVTSRGTAVRNHAQITWKTLSSKSFHEGQTFISLSRFAQALSLALSRSYVILPSFLPLTYGRNIALAQAPTDLEYGRPRTSFYRHAEDGHFLVTSLLHSIFEGFVLLLRAFYLGILFSPSIVMAPFADAFGPSFRKLWLQVVRSTLERAGPAFIKWGQWAATRPDLFSKDLCTELSKLHTKAPEHSFAYTKKAIKKAFGREISEIFDKFEEKPLASGSIAQVHRASLLYPYHGRQIKPIVVAVKVRHPGVGESIRRDFEIINLVSKISKCIPKLKWLRLDESVQQFAVFMMSQVDLAREAAHLSRFIYNFRRWKDVSFPKPVYPLVHPAVLVETFEQGECVSYYVDELEGHERLKSALAHIGTHALLKMLLVDNFIHADMHPGNILVRVTQSKSSRKRIFKSKPHVVFLDVGMTAELTNNDRIILLEFFKAIAHRDGQTVAECTLRLSKKQNCPNPEAFIKEVKESFDFWGTPEGDFVHPADCIEQLLEKVRHHRVNIDGNVCTVMMTTLVLEGWQRKLDPDYDVMHTLQTLLLKSDWAESLTYTIEGLMAP from the exons ATGTCAAG AATCTTTGCAGTTGGTAAAACTAAGGGACTTGGACAATCCTTATGCAGAAATCAGACCACTATCTCCTCAGAACAAGCGAGAAAATTAGAACTTATTGGTTATGGGGTATGTTCTCCTAGATGTAGATTTTATGGGCAATATGTATCGAACACTACGGGACATGCTTCATCCATAGCACATAGAATGCGTAATACTTTCCATGGGAGTTATTCAGTGACTTCACGGGGAACGGCTGTAAGAAATCATGCACAAATTACTTGGAAGACGCTATCAAGTAAATCTTTCCATGAAGGACAAACATTTATTAGCTTAAGTCGATTTGCACAAGCACTTAGCTTGGCATTGAGCAGGTCTTATGTGATTCTCCCTAGTTTTCTTCCCTTGACATATGGAAGAAATATAGCACTGGCACAAGCACCAACAGACTTGGAGTACGGTCGCCCAAGGACTAGCTTCTACAGGCATGCTGAAGACGGACATTTTTTGGTCACCTCATTGTTGCATTCCATATTTGAAGGTTTTGTCCTGCTGTTGAGAGCCTTTTATTTGGGGATACTCTTTTCTCCTAGCATTGTAATGGCCCCATTTGCTGATGCATTTGGACCTTCTTTCAGGAAACTGTGGCTTCAGGTAGTCCGTAGCACACTCGAAAGAGCAGGTCCTGCATTTATCAAATGGGGCCAGTGGGCAGCTACACGGCCTGATCTTTTCTCTAAAGATTTGTGTACTGAGCTATCAAAGCTTCACACAAAAGCTCCTGAACATAGCTTTGCTTACACGAAAAAGGCAATCAAAAAAGCATTTGGTCGAGAGATTTctgaaatatttgataaatttgaGGAGAAACCTCTGGCATCTGGAAGTATTGCTCAAGTGCATAGGGCTTCCTTGTTGTATCCATACCATGGTCGGCAGATCAAGCCTATAGTGGTGGCTGTGAAAGTTAGGCATCCTGGAGTAGGTGAATCAATAAGACGAGATTTCGAGATTATTAATCTAGTCTCTAAGATATCAAAGTGCATTCCTAAACTTAAGTGGTTAAGGTTGGATGAAAGCGTCCAGCAATTTGCTGTTTTTATGATGTCTCAAGTTGATCTTGCTAGGGAAGCTGCACATTTAAGCCGCTTCATCTATAATTTCCGTAGATGGAAGGATGTCTCTTTTCCAAAGCCTGTCTATCCCCTAGTGCATCCTGCAGTATTGGTGGAGACTTTTGAACAAGGGGAGTGTGTTTCATATTATGTTGATGAGCTTGAAGGCCATGAAAGACTTAAAAGTGCACTTGCTCATATTGGGACCCATGCTCTTCTAAAGATGCTTTTG GTGGATAACTTTATTCATGCTGACATGCATCCTGGAAATATTCTTGTTCGGGTAACCCAAAGCAAGTCATCTCGGAAACGAATCTTCAAATCAAAGCCTCATGTTGTTTTCCTTGATGTAGGCATGACCGCTGAACTTACTAACAATGATCGGATAATATTATTGGAGTTCTTTAAGGCAATTGCTCATCGAGATGGACAGACTGTAGCAGAGTGCACTTTGCGATTGTCAAAGAAACAGAATTGCCCTAATCCAGAAGCCTTCATTAAG GAAGTAAAGGAGTCATTTGATTTTTGGGGTACTCCAGAAGGTGATTTTGTCCACCCTGCTGACTGCATTGAACAACTCCTTGAGAAAGTTAGGCATCACAGAGTGAACATAGACGGCAACGTCTGCACTGTTATGATGACAACTTTAGTCCTTGAG GGCTGGCAAAGAAAGCTTGATCCTGATTATGATGTTATGCATACCCTGCAGACACTGCTGCTCAAATCTGATTGGGCAGAATCTCTAACTTACACTATTGAAGGACTCATGGCCCCATGA
- the LOC129875045 gene encoding uncharacterized protein LOC129875045 isoform X3, which produces MRNTFHGSYSVTSRGTAVRNHAQITWKTLSSKSFHEGQTFISLSRFAQALSLALSRSYVILPSFLPLTYGRNIALAQAPTDLEYGRPRTSFYRHAEDGHFLVTSLLHSIFEGFVLLLRAFYLGILFSPSIVMAPFADAFGPSFRKLWLQVVRSTLERAGPAFIKWGQWAATRPDLFSKDLCTELSKLHTKAPEHSFAYTKKAIKKAFGREISEIFDKFEEKPLASGSIAQVHRASLLYPYHGRQIKPIVVAVKVRHPGVGESIRRDFEIINLVSKISKCIPKLKWLRLDESVQQFAVFMMSQVDLAREAAHLSRFIYNFRRWKDVSFPKPVYPLVHPAVLVETFEQGECVSYYVDELEGHERLKSALAHIGTHALLKMLLVDNFIHADMHPGNILVRVTQSKSSRKRIFKSKPHVVFLDVGMTAELTNNDRIILLEFFKAIAHRDGQTVAECTLRLSKKQNCPNPEAFIKEVKESFDFWGTPEGDFVHPADCIEQLLEKVRHHRVNIDGNVCTVMMTTLVLEGWQRKLDPDYDVMHTLQTLLLKSDWAESLTYTIEGLMAP; this is translated from the exons ATGCGTAATACTTTCCATGGGAGTTATTCAGTGACTTCACGGGGAACGGCTGTAAGAAATCATGCACAAATTACTTGGAAGACGCTATCAAGTAAATCTTTCCATGAAGGACAAACATTTATTAGCTTAAGTCGATTTGCACAAGCACTTAGCTTGGCATTGAGCAGGTCTTATGTGATTCTCCCTAGTTTTCTTCCCTTGACATATGGAAGAAATATAGCACTGGCACAAGCACCAACAGACTTGGAGTACGGTCGCCCAAGGACTAGCTTCTACAGGCATGCTGAAGACGGACATTTTTTGGTCACCTCATTGTTGCATTCCATATTTGAAGGTTTTGTCCTGCTGTTGAGAGCCTTTTATTTGGGGATACTCTTTTCTCCTAGCATTGTAATGGCCCCATTTGCTGATGCATTTGGACCTTCTTTCAGGAAACTGTGGCTTCAGGTAGTCCGTAGCACACTCGAAAGAGCAGGTCCTGCATTTATCAAATGGGGCCAGTGGGCAGCTACACGGCCTGATCTTTTCTCTAAAGATTTGTGTACTGAGCTATCAAAGCTTCACACAAAAGCTCCTGAACATAGCTTTGCTTACACGAAAAAGGCAATCAAAAAAGCATTTGGTCGAGAGATTTctgaaatatttgataaatttgaGGAGAAACCTCTGGCATCTGGAAGTATTGCTCAAGTGCATAGGGCTTCCTTGTTGTATCCATACCATGGTCGGCAGATCAAGCCTATAGTGGTGGCTGTGAAAGTTAGGCATCCTGGAGTAGGTGAATCAATAAGACGAGATTTCGAGATTATTAATCTAGTCTCTAAGATATCAAAGTGCATTCCTAAACTTAAGTGGTTAAGGTTGGATGAAAGCGTCCAGCAATTTGCTGTTTTTATGATGTCTCAAGTTGATCTTGCTAGGGAAGCTGCACATTTAAGCCGCTTCATCTATAATTTCCGTAGATGGAAGGATGTCTCTTTTCCAAAGCCTGTCTATCCCCTAGTGCATCCTGCAGTATTGGTGGAGACTTTTGAACAAGGGGAGTGTGTTTCATATTATGTTGATGAGCTTGAAGGCCATGAAAGACTTAAAAGTGCACTTGCTCATATTGGGACCCATGCTCTTCTAAAGATGCTTTTG GTGGATAACTTTATTCATGCTGACATGCATCCTGGAAATATTCTTGTTCGGGTAACCCAAAGCAAGTCATCTCGGAAACGAATCTTCAAATCAAAGCCTCATGTTGTTTTCCTTGATGTAGGCATGACCGCTGAACTTACTAACAATGATCGGATAATATTATTGGAGTTCTTTAAGGCAATTGCTCATCGAGATGGACAGACTGTAGCAGAGTGCACTTTGCGATTGTCAAAGAAACAGAATTGCCCTAATCCAGAAGCCTTCATTAAG GAAGTAAAGGAGTCATTTGATTTTTGGGGTACTCCAGAAGGTGATTTTGTCCACCCTGCTGACTGCATTGAACAACTCCTTGAGAAAGTTAGGCATCACAGAGTGAACATAGACGGCAACGTCTGCACTGTTATGATGACAACTTTAGTCCTTGAG GGCTGGCAAAGAAAGCTTGATCCTGATTATGATGTTATGCATACCCTGCAGACACTGCTGCTCAAATCTGATTGGGCAGAATCTCTAACTTACACTATTGAAGGACTCATGGCCCCATGA